A window of the Pedobacter frigiditerrae genome harbors these coding sequences:
- a CDS encoding SusC/RagA family TonB-linked outer membrane protein yields the protein MYKFYYTNGYGVTSYIRKSATSLWQIAWNPNIRKWLMRINLTCLMLLIAFMQVSLAANAQKISLSKKNAPLTEIFKELRKQSGYDFVINKDQIKIAKPVTILVNGDDLINVLNKCFENQPFTYSMEDKMIIVVNKKSEQAKINSPPLDVTGKLVDENAQPIAGATIKVKGTSITAISDANGFFSLKNISDDAVLQISYLGYQIKEVKASKDLGSLIMALAVGKLDEVTVNAGYYTVKERELTGSISRITSKDIEKQPVTNFLATMQGRMAGVNIIQQTGTAGGGFNIQIRGQNSVRRDGNSPLYIIDGVPYSSEEIGNGLSMSIMSMNTNPLNNINPGDIESLEVLKDADATAIYGSRGANGVVLISTKKGKKGKTRFNTSLSQGLGSVAHFMKMMNTQQYLSMRAEGFANDGIAQYPANAYDINGTWDKGQYTNWQKELLGGTAKITNINASVSGGSEQTQFMIISNYNRETTVMPGDFGYNKANVRVNLNHTSQDQRFKVSFTSVYNIQDNNQASTDLTVEAWALAPNAPSLYNANGELNWENNTFQNPLRHLNGLSKSRTYDLVANSIFSYSLAKGLDIKSSFGYTDLKHGESSTFPSTIFNPSEGLDSKNSRIYYTDMARQSWIIEPQLNWRSMFGSLKTDLLIGATYQRQNNKSMSTEGSGYSSNSMIYNPSAATDLSILGFDDSVYKYQSVFARANFNWKERYLLNLTGRRDGSSRFGSGKNFAWFGAVGAAWLFSEEKLLKDNSVFSFGKLRASYGTTGNDQIGNYQFLNTYTASSATYADVIGLKPTRLYNDQFRWETNKKLEVALETGFLKDKIFLTTAWYRNRSSNQLVGVPLPGTTGFTEIRANLDATVQNTGVELTLMTKNIERKDFEWNTTINFSASKNKLLSFPNLESSTYRDKYVIGQPLNIVKTYLYDGINPTTGIYTFIDVNSDGQFTEAEDMQTVKDLSPRFFGGLHNHLRYKRWQLDFLFQFVKQQNYDIPRTLAIAGTMINQSVAVLDHWQSPEKSGVSQIYTSGANGDAENALYRYAASDAGITDASYIKLKNVALSYEFPERWLKKIGCKATLQGQNLLTITPFKGSDPEFAGIGYLPPLRMITAGLQFDF from the coding sequence AAAAAATCTCTTTGTCAAAAAAGAATGCACCACTTACCGAAATCTTTAAAGAGCTAAGGAAACAGAGCGGATATGATTTCGTGATTAACAAAGACCAGATCAAGATCGCAAAACCAGTGACTATTTTGGTTAATGGTGATGATTTGATTAATGTGTTAAATAAATGTTTTGAAAATCAGCCGTTCACTTACTCGATGGAGGATAAGATGATTATTGTGGTCAATAAGAAATCTGAACAAGCAAAAATAAATAGTCCTCCATTAGATGTCACAGGAAAACTGGTTGACGAAAACGCTCAGCCCATTGCTGGAGCTACAATTAAAGTCAAGGGAACTTCTATAACCGCTATTTCTGACGCCAATGGCTTTTTCTCCCTAAAAAATATTTCAGATGATGCTGTATTACAAATCTCTTATTTAGGATACCAGATTAAAGAAGTAAAGGCTTCCAAAGATTTAGGAAGTTTAATAATGGCGTTAGCTGTTGGAAAATTGGATGAAGTAACGGTTAATGCTGGATATTATACAGTTAAAGAGCGTGAATTGACTGGGAGTATTTCAAGAATAACTTCTAAAGACATTGAAAAGCAACCCGTCACAAACTTTCTAGCAACAATGCAGGGAAGAATGGCGGGGGTAAATATAATACAGCAAACTGGTACAGCCGGCGGTGGTTTCAATATCCAGATACGAGGACAAAATAGTGTACGAAGAGATGGGAATTCACCTTTGTATATTATTGACGGAGTACCTTATTCCAGCGAAGAAATAGGAAACGGGTTATCAATGTCGATCATGTCGATGAATACAAATCCGCTCAATAATATAAACCCAGGAGATATTGAAAGCTTGGAAGTGCTTAAAGATGCCGATGCTACAGCAATCTATGGTTCCCGTGGTGCAAATGGAGTGGTACTGATCTCTACCAAAAAGGGCAAGAAGGGCAAGACCCGTTTTAACACTTCACTATCACAAGGATTAGGTAGCGTCGCCCACTTTATGAAGATGATGAATACCCAACAGTACTTATCAATGCGTGCAGAGGGATTCGCCAATGATGGCATTGCACAGTACCCCGCAAATGCCTATGATATTAATGGAACATGGGATAAAGGCCAGTACACTAACTGGCAGAAAGAATTATTAGGGGGTACTGCAAAGATTACAAATATCAATGCCTCTGTTTCGGGAGGTTCAGAACAGACGCAATTTATGATTATTAGTAATTATAATCGGGAAACTACCGTGATGCCAGGAGACTTCGGTTATAACAAAGCTAATGTAAGAGTAAATCTTAATCACACATCCCAAGATCAGCGTTTTAAGGTGAGTTTTACCAGTGTTTATAATATTCAGGATAATAACCAGGCTTCAACTGATCTTACGGTTGAAGCCTGGGCTTTGGCTCCTAATGCACCGTCTCTTTATAATGCTAACGGAGAACTGAATTGGGAGAACAATACTTTTCAAAATCCATTAAGGCATCTTAATGGTTTGTCTAAGTCTAGAACGTATGATCTAGTAGCTAATAGTATTTTTTCCTATAGCTTAGCTAAAGGTCTTGACATAAAAAGCAGTTTTGGTTATACCGACCTTAAACATGGTGAAAGCAGTACTTTTCCATCTACTATATTCAATCCATCCGAAGGGCTGGATAGTAAAAATTCTCGTATCTATTATACTGATATGGCAAGGCAGTCCTGGATTATTGAACCACAACTGAATTGGAGATCTATGTTCGGATCTTTAAAGACAGATTTGCTTATTGGAGCTACCTACCAAAGACAAAACAACAAATCAATGTCTACCGAAGGTAGCGGCTACTCGAGCAATAGTATGATTTACAATCCGTCCGCCGCAACAGACCTTTCTATACTAGGCTTTGATGATTCAGTTTATAAATATCAATCGGTGTTTGCTCGTGCAAATTTCAACTGGAAAGAACGCTATTTATTGAATTTGACAGGAAGAAGAGATGGCTCAAGTCGTTTTGGGTCCGGCAAGAATTTTGCATGGTTTGGAGCTGTGGGGGCAGCCTGGCTATTTTCGGAGGAAAAATTGCTAAAGGATAATTCAGTTTTCAGTTTTGGAAAGCTTAGGGCAAGTTACGGGACTACTGGCAATGATCAGATTGGGAACTATCAATTTCTAAACACTTATACAGCCTCAAGTGCCACATATGCTGATGTTATAGGCTTGAAACCGACACGGCTCTATAACGACCAGTTTAGATGGGAAACCAACAAGAAACTGGAAGTTGCCCTTGAAACAGGCTTTTTGAAAGATAAAATATTCCTAACTACTGCTTGGTATCGAAATAGGTCATCCAATCAATTGGTAGGTGTACCACTTCCGGGAACGACTGGATTTACAGAGATACGAGCAAATCTAGATGCTACAGTTCAAAATACCGGGGTTGAGCTTACCTTAATGACCAAGAATATTGAACGTAAAGACTTTGAGTGGAACACGACCATTAATTTCTCTGCTTCAAAAAACAAACTATTATCATTTCCTAATCTGGAAAGCTCAACTTACCGAGATAAGTATGTCATCGGTCAACCACTCAACATTGTGAAGACATACCTATATGATGGCATCAATCCGACAACAGGTATCTATACTTTTATTGATGTAAATAGCGATGGTCAGTTTACGGAAGCTGAAGACATGCAGACCGTAAAAGATTTAAGTCCTAGATTTTTTGGGGGATTGCATAACCATTTACGTTATAAAAGATGGCAGTTGGATTTTCTATTCCAATTTGTAAAGCAGCAAAATTACGACATTCCTAGAACACTTGCCATAGCGGGTACGATGATTAACCAGTCTGTGGCGGTATTAGACCATTGGCAATCTCCAGAAAAGTCAGGTGTTTCTCAAATTTATACCTCAGGAGCAAATGGGGACGCTGAGAACGCATTATACAGATATGCTGCTAGTGACGCTGGGATTACGGATGCATCCTATATCAAATTAAAGAACGTAGCTCTCAGTTACGAATTTCCAGAAAGATGGCTTAAAAAAATAGGGTGCAAAGCTACCCTTCAAGGCCAAAATCTTTTAACCATAACCCCATTCAAAGGCTCGGATCCTGAGTTTGCTGGAATAGGCTACTTACCTCCCCTTCGGATGATCACTGCAGGGTTACAGTTCGATTTTTAA
- a CDS encoding RagB/SusD family nutrient uptake outer membrane protein: MTIVFHGCEKFTEVDMPFAELNAKSVYEEKNTAYAALANIFAEIRDNGMLTGKTNGMTREIGLYADELTWYGNSAQASANFYNNTIIPTHGTIATWWNSCYSQIYAANAVIEGVSASRKLLQIDKDQLTGEAKFLRAFLHLYLSQLWGEIPYLTGTDYSFNSNVRRIPTMEVYTKIIEDLEAASILLPKEYLNPTRVHPNFYAAKALLARVYLYKGDWAKAVSNASEVLNNTATFVWVTELNNVFLKESTTTIWQYAPRSATRNTDDGTTFIFNSGPPSVVALTTSLVNAFENGDQRKVKWLRSRSSGASTWYHSFKYKKTGSNTPQTEFTIVLRLAEMYLIRAEARAQQGELGGAADDLNKIRNTAGLANTSAVTKVDILEAILRERRVELFTEFGHRFIDLKRFNAIDAALSVSKASWQSTDKLLPIPQGEINLNPNIAPQNLGY, from the coding sequence TTGACAATTGTATTTCACGGTTGTGAAAAATTTACTGAGGTTGATATGCCCTTTGCGGAACTCAACGCAAAATCAGTATATGAAGAAAAAAATACTGCATATGCTGCACTTGCCAATATTTTCGCCGAGATACGCGATAATGGAATGCTAACGGGTAAAACTAATGGCATGACCAGGGAGATAGGTCTTTATGCCGATGAACTGACATGGTATGGAAACAGTGCACAGGCATCTGCAAATTTTTATAACAATACTATTATACCAACCCACGGAACGATTGCAACATGGTGGAATAGTTGTTACAGTCAGATTTATGCAGCTAATGCTGTAATCGAAGGAGTTTCGGCCTCAAGAAAATTATTACAAATAGACAAAGATCAGCTTACTGGTGAAGCGAAGTTTCTTCGAGCATTTTTACATTTATATTTATCTCAACTTTGGGGTGAGATACCCTATTTGACAGGAACAGATTATAGTTTCAATAGTAATGTTCGGAGGATTCCGACCATGGAAGTGTATACAAAGATTATTGAAGACCTTGAGGCAGCAAGTATACTATTGCCAAAAGAATACCTAAATCCCACAAGAGTACACCCAAACTTTTATGCCGCTAAAGCATTGTTAGCAAGGGTGTATCTTTATAAAGGTGATTGGGCGAAAGCGGTTAGTAACGCTTCTGAGGTATTGAACAATACGGCAACATTCGTTTGGGTTACCGAACTTAACAACGTATTCCTGAAAGAAAGCACAACGACAATTTGGCAATATGCCCCTAGATCAGCAACAAGGAACACTGATGACGGAACAACGTTTATTTTTAATTCAGGTCCACCCTCGGTAGTTGCACTTACAACCAGTCTTGTAAATGCTTTCGAAAATGGGGATCAAAGAAAGGTTAAGTGGCTTCGTTCAAGAAGTAGTGGGGCTAGCACCTGGTATCATTCGTTTAAGTACAAAAAAACAGGTAGTAATACACCACAAACTGAATTTACTATCGTATTGCGCTTAGCTGAGATGTATCTTATCCGTGCTGAAGCCAGAGCACAACAAGGAGAGTTGGGTGGTGCAGCTGATGACTTGAATAAGATTAGAAATACTGCTGGACTTGCGAATACTTCTGCCGTTACGAAGGTCGACATTCTAGAGGCGATATTGAGAGAAAGACGAGTAGAATTGTTTACCGAATTTGGACATCGTTTTATAGATCTCAAACGCTTCAATGCTATAGATGCAGCTTTATCAGTTAGTAAAGCTTCTTGGCAATCTACTGACAAACTTTTACCAATCCCACAAGGGGAAATCAATTTAAACCCAAATATCGCACCTCAAAATCTCGGTTATTAA
- a CDS encoding prolyl oligopeptidase family serine peptidase, with amino-acid sequence MTVKKLVTEKDYPLWSYLEAEAISSNGDWTSYTKYYDVVDSLFVQHRKTGKVYSFAQGSKGEFVSDNHFVCLTGDGVVHSLALNNGKEQVLKNIKSFEVFGPNIIGIRNSKESSPFSIYNLEGRLLHTEDNLIEYATCPDGKKIAISISDGKKSTVLLVDVENIVERKQIIETDGGPFQRLKWSNDGSALAFMHYDEVESKLYYYDAKKNNIRSFSTADKGIFPETMNITLRREIKFSKDNKKVFFRIRQRKILDASHKSDQVQVWNAADKKIYPEAINIHEWTSIDKHALWEPETGRFLQFTDIKLPHGAAVGNGTYALTFNPGDYSPHSKAVGDRDIYITELATGKRKLLLKKHIYSTTNLLASPGGKFISYFTGGNWYVYDISTGIHTLVNKNIPYSLRIDTDKEDGDDCYGNPGWTTGDGYLLIYDQYDIWKVSSDGTEAQRLTKGREKGIVYRIISEKSSQRGFTESWAETNGVFDLNEGLLLKARSLDHFYNGIFLWDVKKGLSEICYTDKRVSTVLRSKNNVIAWMEEDTDLPWQIKVKSIRTEETVLLRSNTHQDKFMWTKREMITYQNSKGQILKGILYYPADYQKGKLYPMVVNIYETQSSQAHYYRLPNLYNFDGFNIGNLTSKGYFVLLPDITYEIGNFGLSAVDAVEAAVKVVLEKYNVDEKRVGLIGHSFGGSQTDFILTQSKMFACAVSGAATTNFLSSYLAVSETIGGPNFYKMEYGQARMKVSPYENIDIYLKNSPVIYAANVTTPLLSWTGLRDTQVLPTQSFEFYMALRRLGKTHILLAYTNGGHDLAAKEDAVDLTRRIEAWFDHYLKDENYPDWAKPEQDRYRK; translated from the coding sequence ATGACCGTTAAAAAACTCGTTACTGAAAAGGATTATCCCTTATGGAGTTATCTTGAAGCAGAAGCAATTTCGAGTAATGGGGATTGGACCAGTTATACCAAATATTATGATGTAGTCGACTCACTGTTTGTGCAACATAGAAAGACTGGCAAAGTATATTCTTTCGCTCAGGGTAGCAAGGGGGAATTTGTTTCGGACAATCATTTTGTATGTCTCACAGGTGATGGTGTTGTACATTCCTTAGCTTTGAACAATGGTAAAGAACAAGTGTTGAAAAACATCAAAAGTTTTGAGGTTTTCGGTCCTAATATCATTGGCATTCGTAATTCAAAAGAAAGTAGTCCTTTCTCAATCTATAATTTAGAAGGGAGATTACTGCATACGGAAGATAACTTAATTGAGTATGCAACCTGTCCCGATGGAAAAAAGATAGCTATTTCTATTAGCGATGGAAAGAAAAGTACTGTGCTACTCGTGGATGTTGAGAATATTGTAGAAAGGAAGCAAATTATAGAAACTGATGGTGGCCCCTTTCAACGATTGAAATGGTCTAATGATGGAAGCGCATTGGCATTCATGCATTATGATGAGGTAGAATCCAAATTGTATTATTATGACGCAAAAAAGAACAATATTCGTAGTTTTTCTACAGCAGATAAGGGTATTTTTCCCGAAACAATGAACATCACACTTCGCAGGGAAATTAAATTTTCGAAAGACAATAAAAAAGTATTCTTCAGAATTCGACAACGCAAAATTCTTGATGCAAGCCATAAAAGTGATCAAGTTCAAGTTTGGAATGCTGCCGATAAAAAGATTTACCCTGAAGCAATAAATATTCATGAATGGACTTCGATAGACAAGCATGCATTATGGGAGCCAGAAACAGGACGTTTTCTGCAATTTACAGATATCAAATTACCACATGGTGCTGCAGTTGGTAATGGAACTTATGCATTAACCTTTAACCCAGGAGACTACTCACCGCATAGTAAAGCTGTAGGCGATAGGGATATTTATATCACAGAGCTTGCCACTGGAAAGAGGAAACTATTGCTCAAAAAACACATCTACAGTACAACTAATTTATTGGCTTCTCCTGGAGGCAAGTTTATATCCTATTTCACCGGTGGGAACTGGTATGTTTACGATATATCTACAGGTATACATACACTGGTTAACAAAAACATTCCCTATTCGCTTCGAATTGATACGGATAAAGAAGATGGAGACGATTGTTATGGAAACCCTGGGTGGACAACCGGCGATGGTTATCTGTTGATTTATGACCAATATGATATCTGGAAGGTTTCGTCCGATGGTACTGAAGCTCAGCGGCTAACCAAAGGGCGTGAAAAAGGGATTGTTTATCGGATCATATCTGAAAAAAGTAGTCAGAGAGGATTTACTGAAAGTTGGGCTGAAACTAATGGAGTTTTTGACCTGAATGAGGGACTTTTACTAAAAGCACGCAGTTTAGATCATTTTTATAACGGTATATTTTTATGGGATGTTAAAAAGGGGCTGTCGGAAATCTGTTATACCGACAAAAGGGTAAGCACTGTCCTAAGAAGTAAAAATAACGTTATTGCTTGGATGGAAGAAGATACAGATTTGCCATGGCAAATTAAAGTTAAATCTATCAGGACTGAAGAAACTGTCTTGCTTCGCAGTAACACCCATCAAGATAAATTTATGTGGACAAAAAGGGAAATGATCACCTATCAGAACAGTAAGGGACAAATCCTGAAGGGAATTTTGTATTATCCCGCCGATTACCAAAAAGGAAAACTTTATCCAATGGTAGTCAACATCTACGAAACACAATCCAGTCAGGCACATTATTATCGCCTGCCAAATCTTTATAACTTTGATGGCTTTAATATTGGCAACCTGACTTCAAAGGGCTATTTCGTGTTGTTACCAGATATTACATATGAGATAGGTAATTTTGGATTATCTGCTGTGGATGCTGTAGAAGCCGCTGTGAAAGTGGTTTTGGAAAAATATAACGTAGACGAAAAAAGAGTCGGTCTTATTGGACATTCTTTTGGAGGTTCTCAAACAGATTTTATACTCACCCAAAGCAAAATGTTTGCTTGTGCCGTCTCTGGCGCAGCTACAACTAATTTCTTGAGTTCTTACCTTGCAGTTTCTGAAACTATTGGCGGGCCAAATTTTTACAAAATGGAATATGGCCAAGCAAGAATGAAGGTGTCGCCATACGAAAATATAGACATTTACCTTAAGAACTCACCTGTTATATATGCTGCAAACGTGACAACGCCATTATTGTCATGGACTGGGCTTCGAGATACACAGGTTTTGCCTACTCAAAGTTTTGAATTCTACATGGCACTGCGAAGACTTGGAAAAACACATATTCTACTTGCTTACACTAATGGTGGACATGATTTGGCAGCGAAGGAAGATGCTGTAGATTTAACTCGTCGCATCGAAGCTTGGTTTGACCATTATCTGAAAGACGAAAACTATCCGGATTGGGCAAAACCTGAACAAGACCGGTATCGGAAGTGA
- a CDS encoding aminotransferase class I/II-fold pyridoxal phosphate-dependent enzyme: MKNIDFEKASFKDFENIKEMDPYGWAKLWGEYVTDRSKNGQFNYRQENLSGCGPEIELNLPSNPHRNFVSLVSNDYLGFTQHPKVKAAAIAAIEKYGSGAGASPAIGGHYLFHQEIENKIAKFFKRDSAIVFSTGYTANSSSLQALLKKEDLAILDMAVHASVYEGCLNTNVKTFLHNDLEALERILKTSKDNYRTRMVIIDGVYSQDGDLAPLDRIIQLTKHYGAYLVVDDAHGTGVIGETGRGVIELHNLYKEVDIITGTFSKTFAHVGGYLVASPELVGFLKFQARQHIFSATLSPASACISKAIDLVDEEPIWMHRLWDNIEYLKTGLESLGLDTGISQSAIIPVKIGDISLNAKICGMLLEAGIYANQINYPAVSRKDARVRMSVMATHTHTQLDKVLNAWEWVIKKTHLEK; this comes from the coding sequence ATGAAAAACATTGATTTTGAAAAAGCAAGTTTTAAAGACTTCGAGAACATTAAGGAAATGGATCCCTATGGATGGGCGAAACTTTGGGGAGAGTATGTAACTGACCGTAGCAAAAACGGACAGTTCAATTATCGGCAGGAAAACCTTTCTGGCTGTGGACCGGAAATAGAGCTCAACCTGCCCAGTAATCCTCACCGCAATTTTGTGAGTTTGGTTTCAAACGATTACCTCGGATTTACACAGCATCCAAAGGTCAAGGCAGCTGCGATTGCGGCCATCGAAAAATATGGGTCTGGAGCTGGTGCTTCTCCTGCAATAGGTGGCCATTACCTATTCCATCAGGAAATTGAGAACAAGATTGCTAAATTCTTCAAAAGGGATAGTGCCATTGTATTCAGTACGGGTTATACGGCGAATAGTTCCTCTTTGCAGGCTTTGCTAAAAAAGGAAGACCTTGCAATATTGGATATGGCTGTTCACGCAAGTGTTTACGAAGGTTGCCTAAATACCAATGTTAAGACCTTTCTTCACAATGACTTGGAAGCTTTGGAAAGGATACTTAAAACCTCAAAGGACAACTACCGAACCCGAATGGTAATCATTGATGGCGTTTATTCCCAGGATGGAGATTTGGCGCCACTCGATAGAATTATTCAGCTGACCAAGCATTACGGAGCATATCTGGTTGTCGATGATGCGCATGGTACTGGGGTGATCGGTGAAACTGGAAGGGGCGTAATTGAACTGCATAATCTATACAAGGAAGTAGATATCATTACAGGAACGTTCAGTAAGACCTTTGCGCATGTTGGCGGTTACCTTGTCGCCAGTCCAGAACTAGTTGGTTTTTTGAAGTTTCAGGCAAGGCAACACATCTTTTCTGCAACACTTTCTCCTGCATCGGCATGTATCTCAAAGGCAATTGATCTGGTGGATGAAGAACCGATATGGATGCACCGTCTATGGGACAATATCGAATACCTGAAAACAGGGCTTGAATCATTGGGACTGGATACGGGGATATCACAATCTGCGATCATCCCTGTAAAGATTGGGGACATCAGTTTGAATGCAAAAATTTGTGGGATGTTACTCGAAGCGGGTATTTATGCCAACCAGATCAATTATCCAGCAGTTTCTAGAAAAGATGCCAGGGTGCGGATGAGCGTGATGGCAACCCATACGCATACCCAGCTTGACAAGGTGCTTAATGCTTGGGAATGGGTAATCAAAAAAACACATCTGGAAAAATAA
- a CDS encoding TetR/AcrR family transcriptional regulator, with amino-acid sequence MTKRRLNKIRDADATKRKFLDAIGTILTEQGFSAIRTNNIARLLGKDKNLIRYHFGSLNGLLKTYIQDKDYWKPFFERFRFSGNPDAKEIEGLFVGLMQENFKVFSASEEMQKIIHWQISEASALMRSISDEREVEGEKLLKMATPYFRESGVNFKAIIALILGGSYFMVLQNKAINGVVCGIDLNSEKDRADVLVAIEKIVEWSWQYAQEDHNDKLQSTEKMNYEFELLEELSEILLKDQGDTTVLNKLEKELKRLERVLLKQLLELSNETQISNFLQINLYRMGEICDNHFDPKRKENIVAQAILNLMDHLTSQVEPLLPDTLSLPKLFCKQQSLIYIEKWQFLKNWLQKKGIDEQLLLVMGIPFDTFTHDGKMRWHNYKYLKKYEKVFNETGEELPRNNYELMHLLIGLGFNHVRFENYCTKLFSAKMDGLGGAEAKSLLKTERTKVFQVNLHTKMVFDQDRKPVDEALAKWIDATIKGLTERPQDIQLNPLKLKTRLTAMQLALFEKTLYAHGFYDEPNLDVFSEKIACNFSTKSQDVLSAPSVKSKMYTKDICAIKPLEPMVAAVLEDLRSFLV; translated from the coding sequence TTGACAAAAAGACGCCTAAATAAGATCAGAGATGCGGATGCAACAAAAAGAAAATTTTTGGATGCAATAGGCACAATCTTGACCGAACAGGGCTTTAGTGCAATCAGGACAAACAACATTGCAAGGTTACTTGGAAAGGATAAGAACCTGATCCGTTACCATTTTGGAAGTTTAAATGGACTACTGAAAACCTATATACAGGATAAGGATTACTGGAAGCCATTTTTTGAGCGTTTCCGGTTTTCTGGCAATCCAGATGCCAAGGAAATTGAAGGATTGTTTGTCGGATTGATGCAGGAGAACTTTAAGGTGTTCTCTGCAAGTGAGGAAATGCAGAAGATCATCCATTGGCAGATTTCAGAGGCAAGCGCATTGATGAGGAGCATTTCCGATGAACGTGAGGTTGAGGGAGAAAAACTGTTGAAAATGGCAACACCTTATTTCAGGGAAAGCGGAGTGAATTTCAAGGCAATCATTGCGCTGATATTGGGAGGAAGCTATTTCATGGTGCTGCAAAACAAGGCGATCAATGGCGTGGTCTGTGGCATCGATCTCAATAGCGAAAAAGACAGAGCTGATGTACTGGTGGCGATAGAAAAAATAGTGGAATGGTCATGGCAATATGCACAGGAGGATCATAATGATAAATTACAATCTACCGAAAAGATGAATTACGAATTTGAACTACTCGAAGAATTATCGGAAATCCTGCTTAAAGATCAAGGGGACACTACTGTATTGAATAAATTGGAAAAGGAACTCAAACGCTTGGAACGAGTTCTGCTGAAACAATTATTGGAACTGTCCAATGAAACGCAGATAAGTAATTTCCTGCAGATCAACCTGTATCGGATGGGTGAAATATGCGATAACCATTTTGATCCAAAAAGAAAAGAGAACATTGTGGCACAGGCAATACTTAACCTAATGGATCACCTGACTTCGCAGGTCGAGCCATTATTGCCAGACACCTTAAGCCTACCCAAACTTTTCTGCAAGCAACAGTCCTTGATCTATATTGAAAAATGGCAGTTTCTCAAGAACTGGCTTCAGAAAAAAGGAATAGATGAACAGCTTTTATTGGTAATGGGAATACCATTCGATACATTTACCCATGATGGAAAAATGCGCTGGCACAACTATAAGTACCTTAAGAAGTATGAAAAGGTGTTTAACGAAACAGGTGAAGAACTTCCTCGGAACAATTACGAGTTGATGCATTTGCTCATAGGTCTGGGTTTTAACCATGTTAGATTTGAGAACTATTGTACCAAGCTCTTTTCTGCCAAGATGGATGGCCTTGGCGGAGCAGAAGCAAAATCGCTGTTGAAAACAGAAAGAACTAAGGTGTTTCAGGTCAACCTACATACAAAAATGGTATTTGACCAGGATAGAAAACCCGTGGATGAAGCCTTGGCCAAATGGATAGATGCAACTATTAAAGGCTTGACCGAGAGGCCGCAGGATATTCAACTAAATCCATTGAAACTAAAAACTAGATTGACAGCGATGCAGTTGGCATTGTTTGAAAAGACCCTGTATGCGCACGGATTTTATGATGAACCCAATCTTGATGTTTTTTCAGAAAAGATTGCCTGTAATTTTTCCACCAAGAGTCAGGATGTTCTTTCTGCGCCAAGTGTAAAATCAAAAATGTACACCAAAGATATCTGTGCAATCAAGCCTCTGGAACCAATGGTGGCTGCGGTTCTGGAAGACCTGCGCAGTTTTTTGGTATAA